Proteins from one Candidatus Omnitrophota bacterium genomic window:
- the gcvT gene encoding glycine cleavage system aminomethyltransferase GcvT: protein MNKTALNEKHRALGAKMTDFHGWEMPLYYTSILDEHRAVRQALGIFDISHMGQVLVTGPDATRTLNHLMVSDFSQVGLNRACYTLMLNERGGIIDDLIIYRLGEEEFLVIVNCGNRAIDVEWLRAHRQGNTTVTNISEERAILAIQGPLASRVLETLIDAKVAGLGRFEIAPIRTIGPDACIARTGYTGSDGFELFLPNRHAGRLWEATLAAGKPQDAHPVGLGARDTLRVEAGLRLYGADMDAATTPWEVGLDWTVALGKPNFIGKDTLLRQRAQGVTRKFVGFVLPQGPVPRTGMELTAPGADHRRIGAVTSGTFSPMLNQPVGMGYVEPASAAVGAPLGLTVRAQRYAAAIVKLPFWKPERKPSAVSSPAPSSGTHLLERLS, encoded by the coding sequence ATGAATAAAACTGCTCTCAACGAGAAACACCGCGCTTTGGGCGCGAAGATGACGGACTTCCACGGCTGGGAGATGCCGTTGTATTACACCAGCATCCTCGATGAGCATCGCGCCGTGCGCCAAGCGCTTGGCATCTTTGACATCTCCCACATGGGCCAAGTACTCGTCACCGGCCCGGACGCGACGCGGACCCTGAATCATCTGATGGTGAGCGATTTTTCCCAGGTCGGGTTGAACCGCGCGTGTTATACGCTCATGCTCAATGAGCGCGGCGGCATCATCGATGATCTGATCATCTACCGCCTGGGTGAGGAGGAATTCCTCGTCATCGTGAACTGCGGCAACCGGGCGATCGATGTGGAGTGGCTGCGCGCGCATCGCCAAGGGAACACGACCGTCACCAATATCAGCGAGGAGAGGGCCATTCTGGCGATCCAAGGGCCGCTGGCCTCGCGCGTGCTCGAGACGCTGATCGACGCCAAAGTGGCCGGCCTTGGCCGGTTTGAAATCGCGCCAATCAGAACCATCGGGCCCGACGCCTGCATCGCCCGCACCGGCTACACCGGCAGCGATGGGTTTGAGCTGTTCCTTCCGAATCGGCATGCCGGTCGGCTGTGGGAGGCCACGTTGGCCGCCGGCAAACCGCAGGATGCCCATCCCGTCGGACTGGGGGCGCGAGATACCCTCCGAGTGGAAGCCGGTCTGCGTTTGTATGGCGCGGACATGGATGCGGCGACGACCCCGTGGGAAGTCGGATTGGATTGGACCGTCGCCCTCGGCAAGCCGAACTTTATCGGCAAGGACACGCTCCTGCGCCAGCGGGCGCAAGGGGTGACGCGAAAGTTTGTGGGGTTTGTGTTGCCGCAAGGCCCGGTGCCCAGGACAGGGATGGAGCTGACGGCCCCTGGCGCGGATCATCGGCGCATCGGCGCGGTCACCAGCGGCACGTTTAGCCCGATGCTGAATCAGCCGGTCGGCATGGGCTACGTGGAGCCGGCGTCGGCCGCGGTCGGAGCGCCCTTGGGCCTCACGGTGCGAGCGCAACGCTACGCGGCCGCCATCGTGAAACTGCCGTTTTGGAAGCCGGAGCGCAAACCTTCGGCGGTCTCATCACCGGCACCATCGAGTGGAACGCATCTATTGGAGAGGCTATCGTGA
- the gcvH gene encoding glycine cleavage system protein GcvH: protein MNIPAELRYTKTHEWARQEGTDVAVGITSHAQEELRDVVFIELPNVGKVVKQGEPAAVIESVKAAFDIYAPVSGVISRANGALAKSPQAVNQDCYGAGWLFAVAPSNPAELSSLLSAQAYEQQLQTPTPGH, encoded by the coding sequence ATGAATATTCCCGCTGAACTTCGGTATACCAAAACCCACGAGTGGGCGCGGCAAGAGGGCACGGACGTTGCCGTTGGCATTACGTCCCATGCCCAGGAAGAGTTGCGCGACGTGGTGTTTATCGAGTTGCCGAACGTCGGAAAGGTCGTCAAACAGGGCGAGCCGGCTGCGGTCATCGAATCGGTGAAAGCGGCCTTCGATATTTACGCGCCGGTTTCAGGAGTGATCAGCCGCGCTAATGGCGCGCTCGCCAAGTCGCCTCAGGCGGTCAACCAGGATTGCTATGGGGCCGGCTGGCTCTTTGCGGTGGCTCCCAGCAACCCGGCAGAGCTCTCCTCGCTGTTGTCGGCTCAGGCGTATGAGCAGCAACTCCAGACGCCAACACCCGGACACTGA
- a CDS encoding cyclodeaminase/cyclohydrolase family protein: MHVPLSKFLGQVAQQGSWYGGGTAAALGVGLSAALLEKLAHHPADRKRLKQIRQRSLWLAERDAAVFAGVIAACRTGRRGTFRQALRAAVEVPCRVYEDAQAVRALGRKIQRTIAPRLQSDVRCAMALAEAGQAGAQGFINANLAWLNDRAYALRIRRRLRR; encoded by the coding sequence TTGCACGTTCCGTTGTCGAAATTCCTCGGTCAGGTGGCCCAACAGGGATCCTGGTATGGAGGGGGAACCGCTGCCGCGCTCGGCGTGGGTCTTTCCGCCGCCCTACTGGAGAAGCTCGCGCACCATCCCGCCGATCGGAAACGCCTGAAACAGATTCGGCAGCGAAGCCTTTGGCTCGCGGAGCGCGATGCCGCCGTCTTCGCCGGCGTCATTGCCGCTTGCCGCACCGGACGGCGCGGAACGTTTCGGCAAGCCCTGAGAGCGGCGGTTGAGGTCCCGTGCCGCGTCTATGAGGACGCGCAAGCGGTTCGTGCGCTTGGCCGCAAGATCCAACGGACGATTGCGCCGCGGCTTCAATCAGATGTGCGTTGCGCCATGGCACTCGCGGAGGCGGGGCAAGCCGGAGCGCAAGGGTTTATCAACGCCAACCTGGCGTGGCTCAACGATCGCGCCTATGCGCTGAGGATCCGACGACGGCTTCGGAGATGA
- a CDS encoding ribonuclease HII encodes MGVVAGVDEAGRGPWAGPVVAAAVILHVPRLPVRIDDSKRLTAHQRAVAYAAILEQADIGVGIVPAAEIDRINILQATFMAMQYALERLPQRPDLVLVDGHLAPPIGLPCRPIIHGDQREYVISCASIVAKVVRDDLMGLYHELAPQYAFARHKGYGTSLHAANLKQHGPSIFHRRTFHPVLDE; translated from the coding sequence ATGGGCGTTGTTGCTGGGGTTGATGAAGCCGGCCGAGGCCCTTGGGCCGGACCGGTCGTGGCCGCTGCAGTCATCCTTCACGTTCCACGCCTGCCCGTCCGCATCGATGATTCCAAACGGTTAACCGCCCACCAGCGTGCCGTGGCCTATGCCGCGATTCTTGAGCAGGCTGACATCGGAGTAGGCATCGTGCCGGCCGCTGAGATCGACCGAATCAACATCCTGCAGGCGACATTCATGGCGATGCAATACGCCCTCGAGCGATTGCCTCAGCGGCCGGATCTCGTCCTCGTCGACGGCCATCTCGCTCCGCCGATTGGCCTTCCATGCCGGCCGATCATCCATGGCGATCAGCGCGAGTATGTGATTAGCTGCGCCTCCATCGTCGCGAAAGTCGTGCGTGACGACCTGATGGGGTTGTATCACGAGCTGGCTCCGCAGTATGCGTTTGCTCGCCATAAAGGCTACGGGACGAGCCTGCACGCCGCCAATTTGAAACAGCATGGGCCGTCGATCTTCCACCGGCGCACGTTCCACCCCGTCCTCGATGAGTAG
- the gcvPB gene encoding aminomethyl-transferring glycine dehydrogenase subunit GcvPB: MAEPLIFEQSVPGRRGYLLPPSGVPALAAADAWPDEALRPIPPPLPEVAEFDVVRHYTRLSQLNFSVDTNCYPLGSCTMKYNPKLNERIAAIPGLAYVHPLQPEAHVQGTLQLLYELEQLLCAITGMGAFTLQPAAGAQGELTGLKIIAAYHRRKRHRDRTVILIPDSAHGTNPASAALAGFTVEKLHTGPNGLLDVQELQQKLTRHVAALMLTNPNTLGLFERDIAAITAMLHEQDALVYMDGANMNALLGVARPGEMGVDLLQLNLHKTFSTPHGGGGPGAGPVGVRTSLEEFLPVPRVVKKGRHFAMTARSRATVGRVHGWFGNVGVLIRAYAYIRTLGREGLIRAGETAIINANYLKAKINDAYAIPYDQPCMHEFIASATPLKAHGVTAGDVAKRLLDYGFYAPTVYFPLIVAEALMIEPTETESKETLDRFAEALVRIAKEAAETPDVVKRAPSRMPVERLDEVKAAREPNLRWTAEQHTAVSGG; this comes from the coding sequence ATGGCCGAGCCGTTGATTTTTGAGCAGTCGGTTCCGGGGCGGCGCGGTTATCTCTTGCCGCCCAGCGGCGTTCCCGCCCTGGCTGCTGCCGACGCATGGCCTGATGAGGCGCTGCGGCCGATCCCGCCGCCGCTGCCTGAGGTCGCGGAGTTTGATGTCGTGCGGCATTACACGCGGTTGTCGCAACTCAACTTCTCGGTTGATACGAATTGTTATCCGCTTGGGTCCTGCACGATGAAGTACAACCCGAAGCTCAATGAGCGCATTGCCGCGATTCCGGGGCTGGCGTATGTGCATCCGCTGCAGCCCGAAGCGCATGTGCAGGGAACGCTGCAGCTGCTGTATGAATTAGAGCAATTGCTGTGCGCTATCACCGGCATGGGCGCCTTCACCCTCCAGCCAGCCGCAGGCGCCCAGGGGGAATTGACCGGGCTGAAAATCATCGCCGCGTACCACCGGCGCAAACGGCACCGCGATCGCACCGTCATTCTGATCCCTGATTCAGCGCATGGCACCAACCCCGCCTCTGCGGCGCTGGCTGGCTTCACCGTGGAAAAACTTCACACAGGACCCAACGGCCTGCTCGATGTTCAGGAGTTGCAGCAGAAGCTCACCCGGCATGTGGCCGCTTTGATGCTCACGAATCCCAACACGCTGGGGTTGTTTGAGCGCGATATCGCGGCCATCACCGCCATGCTGCATGAGCAAGACGCGCTGGTGTACATGGATGGCGCGAACATGAACGCGTTGCTCGGTGTGGCGCGGCCGGGGGAGATGGGCGTCGACCTCTTGCAACTGAATCTGCATAAGACGTTTTCAACACCGCATGGCGGGGGCGGACCGGGAGCCGGTCCGGTCGGCGTGCGAACGTCGCTGGAAGAGTTTTTGCCGGTGCCTCGCGTGGTGAAGAAGGGCCGGCACTTTGCCATGACGGCCCGAAGCCGAGCCACGGTGGGCCGCGTGCATGGATGGTTCGGCAATGTCGGCGTGCTGATCCGCGCCTATGCCTATATTCGCACGCTGGGCCGCGAAGGGCTGATCCGCGCAGGGGAAACGGCGATCATCAATGCGAATTACCTTAAGGCGAAAATCAACGACGCCTACGCGATTCCGTATGATCAGCCGTGCATGCATGAGTTTATTGCGAGTGCGACGCCGCTGAAAGCGCATGGTGTGACGGCGGGCGATGTGGCCAAGCGGCTCCTCGATTACGGCTTTTACGCGCCGACGGTGTACTTCCCGCTCATCGTGGCCGAGGCCTTGATGATCGAGCCGACCGAAACCGAATCCAAGGAGACGCTGGATCGGTTCGCCGAGGCCTTGGTGCGAATCGCCAAAGAAGCCGCAGAGACCCCGGATGTGGTCAAGCGCGCGCCCTCTCGGATGCCGGTTGAGCGATTGGATGAAGTGAAGGCGGCGCGGGAGCCGAATTTGCGATGGACCGCAGAGCAACACACAGCCGTGAGTGGCGGCTGA
- the rplS gene encoding 50S ribosomal protein L19, whose protein sequence is MEWLQWIHGTPKENTAAGLHPGDEVRVWYRILEQGKERLGQFEGTVIRTRGARASRTYTVRRVTFGEGVERVFPVDSKTVAKIDVLRHGHLKRATLYYLRTKIGKVRVESTDAMATKAVRAASESNKAAESAAVVAEKSTTTT, encoded by the coding sequence ATGGAATGGTTGCAATGGATTCACGGCACGCCGAAAGAGAACACGGCGGCGGGCTTGCACCCTGGCGATGAGGTGCGCGTCTGGTACCGCATTTTAGAGCAGGGCAAGGAACGCCTGGGGCAGTTTGAAGGCACGGTGATCCGCACGCGAGGCGCGCGGGCGTCGAGGACGTACACGGTCAGGCGCGTGACCTTCGGCGAGGGGGTGGAGCGCGTCTTTCCCGTTGACTCAAAAACCGTGGCGAAGATCGATGTGCTGCGGCACGGACATCTTAAGCGCGCCACGCTCTACTACCTGCGGACGAAGATCGGCAAGGTGCGGGTGGAATCCACTGACGCGATGGCGACGAAGGCCGTCCGCGCGGCTTCTGAATCGAACAAGGCGGCTGAATCCGCTGCTGTTGTCGCAGAAAAGAGCACCACGACCACGTAA
- a CDS encoding bifunctional 5,10-methylenetetrahydrofolate dehydrogenase/5,10-methenyltetrahydrofolate cyclohydrolase, whose product MIGAMAAIELEGKPIAERMFTQLREELSELIPLRSMPRPQLRVLHFNSQASTLYWQAQERTAARLAIETVGSHECDPHVRPEDVERIIHAWNQDPKVHGIFVHQPLPEHVDAQRISSLIDPTKDIEGIHPQNSARRFFAKARIGSCTALAVMELIESTQVDLAGKEAVVVGHSEIVGRPVSMLLLDTLATTTICHIGTDKAGRLEEHVRRADVLVVAIGRPQFIRGAWIKPGAIVIDVGINVVGGRVVGDVEFEAAKTRAAFITPVPGGVGPVTVMMVMKNTVEAFKLQQRNGV is encoded by the coding sequence ATGATCGGAGCAATGGCCGCAATCGAGTTAGAGGGAAAACCTATCGCTGAGCGCATGTTCACGCAGCTGCGGGAAGAGCTGAGCGAGCTGATTCCGCTTCGAAGTATGCCGAGACCGCAGTTACGCGTCCTCCATTTCAACTCCCAAGCCTCAACACTGTATTGGCAGGCGCAAGAGCGCACGGCCGCCAGACTCGCCATCGAAACCGTCGGCAGCCATGAGTGCGACCCGCACGTGCGTCCTGAAGACGTGGAACGCATCATTCATGCGTGGAACCAGGACCCCAAGGTGCACGGCATTTTCGTGCATCAACCGCTGCCGGAGCACGTGGATGCGCAGCGGATTTCCTCGCTGATCGACCCGACGAAAGACATCGAGGGCATCCATCCGCAGAACTCGGCGCGGCGATTCTTCGCCAAAGCCCGCATCGGCTCCTGCACCGCGCTGGCGGTCATGGAGCTCATCGAGTCGACACAGGTTGATCTGGCCGGCAAAGAAGCGGTCGTGGTGGGGCATAGCGAAATTGTCGGACGTCCGGTCAGCATGCTGCTGCTGGATACCCTTGCCACCACGACGATTTGTCACATCGGCACCGATAAGGCCGGACGGCTTGAGGAGCATGTGCGGCGGGCCGATGTGCTGGTCGTCGCCATCGGCAGGCCGCAGTTCATCAGAGGGGCTTGGATTAAGCCTGGGGCCATCGTGATCGATGTGGGCATCAATGTGGTGGGCGGCCGCGTGGTGGGCGATGTGGAGTTCGAGGCGGCCAAAACGCGCGCCGCCTTCATCACCCCGGTGCCCGGCGGGGTGGGGCCGGTGACGGTCATGATGGTCATGAAGAACACGGTTGAAGCCTTTAAGCTACAACAAAGGAATGGTGTTTGA
- the gcvPA gene encoding aminomethyl-transferring glycine dehydrogenase subunit GcvPA, translated as MWYSQNTDAQLQEMLRAIGVRSFAELIRSVPETLQRRTLDVPDGLAEAQVIELGEQLAARNRSVKDVISFLGAGSYHHLIPTVVDAIAARGEWLTPYTPYQAEASQGTLQAIYEFQTMICELMQMEVSNASMYDGASAAAEAAVLSLRATERPRFLVSEAVHPHVRQTMSTYLSDASAMLQVIPTVNGVTDVEALDKALKDDVAGVLLQQPNVFGCLEPMAQAAQRAHRVGGLFVASVYPVSLGLLQPPGAYGADIAVAEGRCLGSPISFGGPGLGLFTTTQALVRRIPGRLAGCTVDQSGRRGFTLTLQTREQHIRREKATSNICTNEGWLALRATIFLSVLGSHGMRELAQLNLEKAHYAQRRLSEIPWIAPAFDQPFFNEFTLQYDEKVNVVRLNRRLAAKGVVGGLPLAQWYPHMPHAALWCVTETMTKDAIDRTVGALKALV; from the coding sequence ATGTGGTATTCCCAAAACACGGATGCGCAGCTGCAGGAGATGCTGCGCGCCATCGGTGTTCGCTCCTTTGCGGAGCTGATCCGCAGCGTGCCCGAAACGCTGCAGCGCCGCACCCTTGATGTCCCTGACGGCCTTGCCGAAGCCCAGGTGATTGAACTTGGCGAGCAGTTGGCTGCGCGGAATCGTTCGGTCAAGGACGTCATCTCATTCCTTGGCGCAGGGTCGTATCACCATCTGATCCCGACGGTCGTCGACGCGATCGCGGCTCGCGGCGAATGGCTCACCCCGTACACGCCGTATCAGGCTGAGGCGAGCCAGGGCACGCTCCAAGCGATCTACGAGTTTCAGACGATGATCTGCGAGCTGATGCAGATGGAGGTCTCCAACGCCTCGATGTACGATGGCGCCTCGGCGGCCGCAGAAGCCGCCGTCTTATCATTACGCGCCACGGAACGCCCGCGGTTTTTGGTGTCTGAGGCGGTCCATCCGCATGTGCGGCAAACGATGTCAACGTATCTCAGCGATGCCAGCGCGATGCTCCAAGTGATCCCCACGGTCAATGGCGTCACCGATGTCGAAGCGCTCGACAAAGCCTTGAAGGATGATGTGGCCGGTGTTCTGCTGCAGCAGCCGAACGTCTTCGGCTGTCTTGAACCCATGGCCCAAGCCGCGCAACGCGCGCATCGCGTCGGCGGGTTGTTTGTCGCGTCGGTCTACCCGGTGAGTCTCGGATTGCTGCAACCGCCTGGAGCCTATGGCGCTGATATTGCCGTGGCTGAAGGCCGTTGCCTCGGCAGCCCGATCTCCTTTGGCGGGCCGGGGCTGGGATTGTTCACGACCACACAAGCGCTGGTTCGCCGGATTCCCGGCCGGTTGGCCGGCTGCACCGTGGATCAGTCAGGCCGCCGAGGCTTCACGCTGACCCTGCAGACGCGAGAGCAGCACATCCGCCGGGAGAAAGCGACGTCGAATATTTGCACAAACGAGGGCTGGCTCGCACTTCGGGCCACGATTTTTCTCAGCGTGCTCGGCTCGCACGGCATGCGAGAGCTGGCACAGCTCAACCTTGAGAAAGCCCATTACGCGCAGAGACGGCTGAGTGAGATCCCATGGATCGCGCCGGCGTTTGATCAGCCGTTCTTCAACGAATTCACGCTTCAGTACGATGAAAAGGTGAATGTGGTTCGCCTCAACCGTCGGTTAGCCGCCAAAGGCGTCGTTGGCGGGCTGCCACTGGCTCAATGGTATCCCCACATGCCGCACGCCGCCCTCTGGTGCGTGACGGAAACCATGACGAAAGACGCCATCGACAGGACCGTTGGCGCCCTGAAGGCGTTGGTCTGA
- a CDS encoding YraN family protein, producing the protein MSRSTFRQRLGRRGERIAAAHLRAQGYQIEETNIQFPVGEIDILAREGATLCFVEVRSASSEQWGGPLASVTSPKQRRLIRAAAWYLNRLPQWPPQCRFDVIAIGWRGAEEPSVELIRGAFDAS; encoded by the coding sequence ATGAGTAGAAGCACGTTTCGCCAACGGTTAGGCCGTCGGGGTGAGCGAATCGCGGCGGCGCACCTCCGCGCGCAGGGCTATCAGATCGAAGAGACGAACATTCAGTTTCCCGTCGGGGAAATCGACATCCTGGCTCGCGAGGGCGCAACACTCTGCTTCGTTGAAGTGCGCTCGGCGTCCTCGGAACAGTGGGGTGGGCCGCTGGCATCGGTCACCTCGCCCAAACAGCGCCGGCTCATCCGCGCCGCCGCCTGGTATCTGAACCGCCTGCCGCAGTGGCCGCCGCAGTGCCGATTTGACGTCATCGCCATTGGCTGGCGCGGCGCTGAGGAGCCTTCAGTCGAGCTGATCCGCGGCGCCTTTGATGCCAGTTGA
- a CDS encoding methylenetetrahydrofolate reductase, which produces MTQINLPETERFERKLGKKFLVTMEVNPPKGTDLSEIMKAVGLVKGQVDAINVTDGSGAIMRACPLAVAKAVLDAGADPILQMTCRDRNRLALQADLLGASILSIRNLLLLTGDDPKAGDHPEAKPVFDINSAALMQAAKRLTQGKDMAGKDLAGAPAFCIGAAADPGAKDLEVETQKFQAKIDGGAEFFQTQAVFDPPTLRAFMERVKPFGKPVLAGILLVKSAKMARYMNEHVWGIRVPDDLIARFEQTNDAKAECVAVTTELIRAVREVADGIHVYALGWEALVPEILKEVKGADTSTRR; this is translated from the coding sequence ATGACACAGATAAATTTGCCTGAAACGGAGCGCTTTGAGCGGAAGCTCGGGAAGAAGTTCTTGGTGACCATGGAAGTCAACCCGCCGAAAGGCACTGACCTTTCGGAGATCATGAAGGCGGTTGGGCTAGTGAAGGGGCAGGTCGATGCCATCAATGTGACGGACGGCTCTGGCGCGATCATGCGGGCGTGTCCGCTGGCCGTGGCCAAGGCGGTGCTGGATGCGGGGGCTGATCCCATCTTGCAGATGACCTGCCGCGACCGCAATCGCCTCGCCCTCCAGGCGGATTTGCTGGGCGCGTCGATCTTGAGCATCCGCAATCTGCTGCTGCTGACCGGCGATGACCCGAAAGCCGGCGACCATCCGGAGGCCAAACCGGTCTTTGACATCAACTCCGCGGCCCTGATGCAGGCGGCCAAGAGGCTCACGCAGGGCAAGGATATGGCCGGCAAGGACCTCGCTGGCGCTCCAGCATTTTGCATCGGGGCGGCGGCGGATCCAGGGGCGAAAGACCTTGAGGTGGAAACCCAAAAGTTTCAGGCGAAGATCGATGGGGGCGCTGAATTTTTCCAGACGCAGGCGGTGTTTGACCCGCCTACGCTTCGCGCGTTCATGGAGCGCGTCAAGCCGTTTGGAAAGCCCGTCCTCGCCGGCATCCTCCTGGTCAAGTCCGCCAAGATGGCTCGGTACATGAATGAGCATGTCTGGGGGATCCGCGTCCCGGATGATCTCATCGCCCGCTTTGAGCAGACCAACGATGCAAAAGCCGAGTGCGTCGCGGTGACGACGGAGCTGATCCGCGCGGTGCGGGAGGTGGCGGATGGGATCCACGTCTACGCGCTGGGCTGGGAAGCGTTGGTGCCTGAGATCCTCAAGGAAGTCAAAGGAGCTGACACGAGCACACGCCGATGA
- the rpsP gene encoding 30S ribosomal protein S16 yields the protein MVVVRLERRGTKKKPHHRIVATERTRSQGGRILETLGYYDPSFKEPHFSLDESRLAFWISSGAQVSEATAHLIKRFKKISVAALKH from the coding sequence ATGGTGGTGGTTCGTTTAGAGCGTCGGGGGACGAAAAAGAAGCCGCATCATCGCATTGTGGCGACAGAACGGACCCGCTCCCAAGGCGGCCGGATCCTGGAAACGTTGGGGTATTATGATCCGTCATTCAAGGAACCGCACTTTTCCTTGGATGAGTCGCGCCTGGCCTTTTGGATTTCTTCCGGCGCGCAGGTCTCCGAAGCGACCGCGCATCTCATCAAACGGTTCAAAAAGATTTCTGTCGCGGCGCTCAAACACTAA
- the trmD gene encoding tRNA (guanosine(37)-N1)-methyltransferase TrmD, which translates to MQIDVVTIFPEMFPPVLNASILKRAQDSGIVDIQVHNLRDYTHDQRRTVDDRPYGGGPGMVMKPEPIFEAVEALRAKRGCEAHRIRQPRTCETILLSPKGEPLSAGLAKALAALTHVLLICGRYEGVDERVRIGLADRTLSIGDYVLTGGELPAMVAIDALARFIPGVLGHAQATEEESFAEGWLEYPHYTRPPTYRGMTVPEELLSGDHEAVARWRKAQATAQTLAVRPEMITSHQCNRSAKSL; encoded by the coding sequence ATGCAGATTGATGTGGTGACCATATTTCCGGAGATGTTTCCGCCGGTGCTGAATGCTTCGATCTTGAAGCGAGCTCAGGACAGCGGCATCGTCGATATCCAGGTGCACAATCTTCGCGACTATACGCATGATCAGCGGCGCACCGTGGATGATCGGCCGTATGGCGGAGGCCCTGGCATGGTGATGAAGCCGGAGCCCATCTTTGAAGCGGTCGAGGCTCTCCGAGCCAAGCGGGGCTGCGAGGCGCATCGAATCCGGCAGCCGAGGACGTGTGAAACGATTCTGTTGAGCCCGAAGGGCGAGCCGCTCTCGGCCGGCCTGGCGAAGGCGCTGGCGGCGCTAACACACGTGCTCTTGATTTGCGGCCGGTATGAAGGGGTGGATGAGCGGGTGAGGATCGGCTTGGCGGATCGGACCCTGTCCATTGGGGATTATGTGCTGACCGGCGGCGAGCTGCCGGCGATGGTGGCGATCGATGCCCTGGCGCGGTTCATCCCCGGCGTCCTCGGCCATGCCCAGGCCACCGAGGAGGAATCGTTTGCGGAAGGATGGCTGGAATATCCCCACTATACCCGACCACCGACGTACCGCGGCATGACGGTCCCAGAGGAACTCTTAAGCGGGGATCATGAGGCTGTGGCGCGCTGGCGAAAAGCCCAGGCCACCGCGCAGACCCTGGCTGTGCGCCCTGAAATGATCACGAGTCATCAATGTAATCGCTCTGCAAAATCACTGTAA